A single window of Nicoliella spurrieriana DNA harbors:
- a CDS encoding glutathione peroxidase: MSSIYDFTETEMSGQTLPLSQYKGKVMIIVNTASKCGLAGQLAELETLYKKYHQDGLEVVGFPSNQFKQELADDDQISEYCQMHYGVTFPMTNQVRVNGNDETPVFTYLKDESGHGRIKFNYTKFLIGRDGKLIHRYAPITKPSKMEPEIVEALYSKN, from the coding sequence ATGAGTTCGATTTATGATTTTACTGAAACTGAAATGAGTGGCCAAACGCTACCACTTAGTCAATACAAGGGGAAGGTGATGATAATTGTTAACACCGCTAGTAAGTGTGGCCTAGCGGGTCAACTAGCTGAACTTGAGACCCTTTATAAAAAATATCATCAAGATGGCTTAGAAGTCGTGGGCTTTCCTTCTAACCAGTTTAAACAGGAACTAGCGGATGATGATCAAATTAGTGAATATTGTCAAATGCACTACGGGGTGACGTTCCCAATGACTAATCAAGTCCGGGTCAATGGGAACGATGAGACCCCGGTCTTTACCTACTTAAAGGATGAGTCCGGGCATGGCCGCATTAAGTTTAACTATACTAAATTTTTGATTGGCCGGGATGGGAAGTTAATTCATCGGTATGCACCAATTACTAAACCTTCAAAAATGGAACCTGAAATAGTTGAAGCGCTATATTCTAAAAATTAG
- a CDS encoding metal-dependent hydrolase has protein sequence MALRRTHIAVSEALVLGGLYFTNQPISVEMISVLGVWIGAQMPDIDVKNTRINRFFGVFGFIFAMQKHRTWTHSIWAVLLMGGAANYLPVLQMMNANFAAINFQRVFYWAIFAGYLLHLLEDSFSKQGVRWLYPISVKGTYNKHRRAGSRRSKWYFYQTGGPAERLFYLFATLAIIYLSIMIFYSNYLIK, from the coding sequence ATGGCACTTCGTAGGACGCACATCGCCGTTTCAGAGGCATTGGTACTAGGTGGATTGTATTTTACTAACCAACCCATTTCAGTTGAAATGATCAGTGTCTTGGGGGTCTGGATTGGCGCTCAAATGCCGGATATTGATGTTAAAAATACCAGAATAAACCGTTTCTTTGGTGTGTTTGGATTTATTTTTGCAATGCAAAAACACCGGACCTGGACGCATAGCATCTGGGCGGTCTTATTGATGGGAGGCGCTGCTAATTACCTCCCGGTATTGCAAATGATGAATGCTAATTTTGCAGCAATTAACTTTCAACGGGTCTTTTATTGGGCTATTTTTGCTGGTTATTTGCTTCACTTACTAGAAGATAGCTTTTCCAAACAGGGGGTGCGGTGGCTTTATCCCATTTCAGTCAAGGGGACGTATAATAAGCATCGTCGCGCTGGGAGCCGCCGTAGTAAGTGGTATTTTTATCAAACTGGTGGCCCTGCCGAACGGTTATTCTATTTATTTGCAACATTAGCAATTATTTATCTATCAATCATGATTTTTTACAGCAATTATTTAATCAAATAG
- a CDS encoding ACT domain-containing protein, protein MEKYYIIDQSLLPETFGKVIQARHMLDTGKVQKISDAVKTVGISRGSYYKYKDLVYEANNSSWDRKALISFMLDNRSGLLSRVLATISKSNASILTINQNIPIHNVASVVISLDLTHMEHTINDLLANIKTIDGTSKVNLISIE, encoded by the coding sequence ATCGAGAAATATTACATTATTGATCAATCACTACTGCCGGAAACGTTCGGTAAGGTGATTCAAGCACGGCATATGCTTGACACGGGTAAAGTGCAAAAAATCAGTGATGCCGTTAAAACCGTAGGCATCAGTCGTGGTAGTTATTATAAGTATAAGGACTTAGTCTACGAAGCTAACAATTCATCGTGGGACCGCAAGGCATTAATTTCATTCATGCTTGATAACCGGAGTGGTTTATTATCAAGGGTACTGGCCACCATTTCTAAGAGTAACGCTAGCATCCTAACCATTAATCAAAATATCCCCATCCATAACGTTGCAAGCGTGGTGATTTCATTAGACTTAACCCACATGGAGCACACCATTAACGATTTATTAGCTAATATTAAAACGATCGATGGAACTAGCAAGGTGAATTTAATTTCAATTGAATAA
- the thrB gene encoding homoserine kinase, producing the protein MIKVTVPATSANLAVGFDCVGIAVTMHSSFLFSENETEHLSISGCPAEFQNEDNLVYQGFKAACDFLGEPVPNVHIEINSKVPVSRGLGSSAVCIVGGLAGANQWFDNPLTDQQLLEIATEMEGHPDNVAPAIYGGLCMAFIDSHSQVQVVKYPVNRHYQFTAIIPDFKISTADARRVLPKQMSYADVTHQVSHSLLMTRAIETGNIDQLHTAMNDRMHEPYRQQLIHHFPEVKSLCNHSDAVLYVSGSGSTMMAITNDSDNQEQLISSIQSKFPQWSVHAVSVDNNGFKSEVLSDREILHY; encoded by the coding sequence ATGATTAAAGTAACCGTTCCAGCAACCAGTGCGAACCTAGCAGTCGGTTTTGACTGTGTCGGGATTGCAGTTACCATGCATTCATCATTTTTATTTAGCGAAAACGAGACTGAACATTTAAGCATCAGTGGTTGTCCCGCAGAATTTCAAAATGAGGATAATTTAGTGTACCAGGGGTTCAAAGCCGCTTGTGACTTCTTAGGCGAGCCAGTTCCAAACGTCCACATTGAAATCAACAGCAAGGTGCCCGTTTCCAGAGGACTAGGTAGTTCAGCCGTTTGTATTGTTGGGGGCCTTGCGGGCGCTAACCAATGGTTCGATAATCCCCTCACTGACCAACAACTGTTAGAAATTGCCACTGAAATGGAGGGCCACCCCGATAACGTGGCCCCAGCAATTTACGGTGGCCTCTGCATGGCATTCATTGATTCGCATTCACAAGTTCAAGTGGTCAAATATCCCGTTAATCGGCATTATCAATTTACGGCAATCATCCCTGACTTTAAAATTAGTACCGCTGATGCCAGACGGGTGCTTCCAAAACAGATGAGTTACGCTGATGTTACCCATCAAGTTAGCCATAGTTTATTAATGACGCGGGCAATTGAAACTGGTAATATCGATCAACTGCACACGGCGATGAACGATCGAATGCACGAACCATACCGTCAGCAGTTAATTCATCATTTTCCAGAAGTAAAATCACTCTGTAACCACTCTGACGCAGTGTTATACGTTAGCGGCAGTGGTTCGACCATGATGGCAATCACTAACGATTCGGATAACCAAGAGCAGTTAATCTCATCGATCCAATCTAAATTCCCCCAATGGTCAGTCCACGCAGTTAGCGTTGATAACAACGGGTTTAAAAGTGAGGTGCTTTCCGATCGAGAAATATTACATTATTGA
- the thrC gene encoding threonine synthase, with protein MANQYISTRNANIKIDAKQAIIKGFSDDKGLFVLPDLSNRHVELSTLIKKDYLGMAAEILKVLLPDFSNEEINQCLHNAYDHSFSDQRITPVKSVDNFHVLELFHGPTSAFKDVGLQLLPELMRTALTPNQRVMILAATSGDTGTAALAGFKDTDQMGISVFFPDGGVSPIQKQQMLTTKGNNTNVAAINGNFDDAQTNVKHIFNDQQLKAKLGDHISLSSANSINIGRLIPQIVYYFNAYKQLVENGQVAVGHPVSFTVPTGNFGDVLAGYYAKLLGLPVKKLVVACNSNKVLADFFANGVYDRNRPFFKTVAPSMDIQISSNFERLLFYKSGEDSNMIKALMDQLESTGKYQVSAELLAAIQEDFACGYSDDAQIEKSIKTVFEQYHYLMDPHTASGYSVMRREQAKDPDTPMVLLSTASPYKFVDAVADAVIGHHEENAIDTTKELADFTNVAVPKNLAQVWSLPEAKAPVINPSQMAEFVYQRSMEVFNHD; from the coding sequence ATGGCTAACCAGTACATAAGCACACGAAACGCTAACATTAAAATTGATGCAAAGCAGGCGATCATCAAGGGGTTCTCTGATGATAAGGGATTATTCGTTCTACCAGACCTATCTAACCGCCACGTTGAGCTTTCGACATTAATTAAAAAAGATTATCTAGGAATGGCGGCGGAGATTTTAAAAGTGCTCCTTCCTGACTTCTCTAATGAAGAAATTAATCAGTGTTTGCATAATGCATACGATCATTCATTCAGTGATCAACGGATTACACCGGTGAAATCCGTTGATAATTTTCATGTTTTAGAGCTATTTCACGGTCCAACCAGCGCCTTTAAGGACGTCGGACTCCAGCTCTTACCAGAATTAATGCGAACTGCCCTCACCCCAAATCAGCGGGTAATGATTCTTGCAGCTACCAGTGGTGATACCGGAACTGCTGCCCTTGCTGGGTTCAAGGATACCGATCAAATGGGGATTAGCGTTTTCTTCCCAGATGGTGGTGTGAGTCCCATTCAAAAGCAACAAATGTTGACGACTAAGGGTAATAACACTAATGTAGCAGCTATCAATGGTAATTTCGACGATGCGCAAACAAACGTCAAGCACATCTTTAATGATCAACAATTAAAAGCCAAGTTAGGTGATCACATTAGCCTTTCCAGTGCCAATTCAATTAATATCGGCCGGTTAATTCCCCAGATTGTTTACTACTTTAACGCTTACAAGCAACTAGTCGAAAATGGCCAAGTTGCGGTGGGCCACCCGGTTAGTTTCACAGTCCCTACCGGTAATTTCGGGGATGTATTAGCCGGCTACTATGCTAAATTGTTGGGACTCCCGGTTAAAAAACTAGTGGTTGCATGTAATTCTAATAAGGTCCTAGCTGACTTCTTTGCAAACGGGGTTTATGACCGTAACCGGCCCTTCTTCAAGACGGTAGCGCCTAGCATGGACATTCAAATCTCTAGTAACTTTGAAAGATTACTCTTCTATAAGAGTGGTGAAGATTCAAACATGATCAAAGCATTAATGGATCAGCTAGAATCAACCGGGAAGTACCAAGTTAGTGCAGAACTATTAGCTGCCATTCAGGAAGACTTTGCTTGTGGCTATAGCGACGATGCCCAAATCGAAAAGTCAATTAAGACCGTTTTCGAGCAGTACCACTACTTAATGGATCCCCACACCGCATCTGGTTACTCGGTCATGCGTCGTGAACAGGCCAAAGATCCAGATACGCCAATGGTCCTACTTAGCACCGCTAGTCCTTACAAGTTTGTGGATGCCGTAGCGGATGCGGTAATTGGCCACCACGAAGAAAATGCAATCGATACGACTAAGGAACTAGCTGATTTCACTAACGTAGCGGTCCCTAAAAATTTGGCACAGGTATGGTCACTACCGGAAGCTAAGGCACCGGTAATTAACCCTAGTCAAATGGCAGAATTTGTTTACCAACGTTCAATGGAGGTGTTCAATCATGATTAA
- a CDS encoding homoserine dehydrogenase — protein MNIAILGLGTVGTGITKIIEGANPTAMTADLHISHIFVRPDRVDQGDKLVSDYNVILNDQSVETVVEVLGGIEPAHTMITQALKHHKNVVTANKAVVACYIEEFKQLARENNVQFRFEASVGGGIPWIVNLERGLRIDAVDSVHGIFNGTSNFILDRMTKTGESFESVLKQAQDLGYAEADPSADIDGYDIENKLCISVDVAYDTLVHPGEYLPKFGIRTVQAKDIEYFKQLGLVVKLMGRSKLNGDHFSYVIEPVLYKAGEFEASISDNFNCASFHGASVGDLGFIGQGAGMMPTGQAVVQDILDINGQVKHLKRTLDTKLKLENRFDKGNYIVRTTSTQFDSLTSDWQVTSDGEYRTVVDIDAQSMHSIMKKVLADDSEAFMARVAGGVE, from the coding sequence ATGAATATTGCGATTTTAGGGTTAGGGACCGTTGGTACGGGAATTACCAAGATAATTGAAGGTGCTAATCCAACAGCGATGACAGCAGATCTCCATATTTCCCACATTTTCGTTCGTCCAGATCGCGTCGATCAGGGGGACAAGTTAGTTTCTGATTATAATGTAATTTTAAATGATCAAAGTGTTGAGACGGTGGTCGAGGTTTTAGGTGGCATTGAACCGGCTCATACGATGATTACACAGGCATTGAAGCATCATAAGAACGTTGTAACTGCTAATAAGGCGGTGGTTGCCTGTTATATTGAAGAATTTAAGCAACTTGCTCGTGAAAATAACGTCCAGTTTCGGTTTGAAGCCAGTGTCGGTGGTGGGATTCCATGGATCGTGAACCTCGAGCGGGGATTACGCATCGACGCCGTTGATTCTGTCCACGGAATCTTTAACGGGACCAGTAACTTCATCTTAGATCGAATGACGAAGACTGGTGAATCGTTTGAATCCGTACTAAAACAGGCACAAGACCTTGGCTATGCTGAAGCAGACCCGAGTGCTGATATTGATGGCTATGATATTGAAAATAAGTTGTGCATTAGCGTTGACGTAGCATATGATACGTTGGTTCATCCTGGGGAATACCTACCTAAGTTCGGTATCCGGACGGTGCAGGCCAAAGACATTGAATATTTCAAGCAACTGGGGTTAGTAGTTAAGTTAATGGGCCGCAGTAAGCTTAATGGGGATCATTTTAGCTACGTAATTGAACCGGTATTATACAAGGCCGGTGAATTTGAAGCTAGTATCAGTGATAACTTTAATTGCGCTAGTTTCCATGGGGCTTCAGTCGGTGACCTCGGCTTTATCGGTCAGGGAGCTGGAATGATGCCAACGGGACAGGCCGTTGTTCAAGATATTTTAGATATTAACGGTCAGGTCAAGCATTTGAAGCGGACCTTAGATACTAAGTTAAAACTAGAAAACCGCTTTGATAAGGGAAATTACATTGTAAGAACCACCAGCACTCAATTTGATTCATTGACTAGCGACTGGCAGGTTACTAGCGATGGCGAGTACAGGACGGTAGTAGATATTGACGCCCAATCAATGCATTCGATTATGAAAAAAGTATTAGCAGATGATAGTGAAGCATTTATGGCACGGGTCGCAGGAGGTGTTGAATAA
- a CDS encoding aspartate kinase: MIVAKFGGSSMADADQFKKVRQILNQNPKRRIAVVSAAGKGVNNPVKLTDQLIQIYNLIQAGEDYADQLNEVWHRIETIVNELDLSLSIHEELAAIAQNVQHMTYAELVSRGEYLTAKLLANYLGWPMIDSADFLVLNAGQVDYQQSRQRLLELGKHIEHCVISGFYGVDAENNITLLPRGGGDTSGAVVANLVNANCYENWTDTNGILAVDPRIVANPDKIDVLSYDELQELSYLGVKVFNEEAIQPVRMKQIPIRIMNTNQPQLGGTFVVTNKKNVADASTIAGVAGKQNQVILTVKKYQLSNSVNAIIDLIKVVNAFHFKSTYSLSGDSINFVLSGHIDQSTLDQLVTQIKNDIAPDAISLKTGVAKIAVVSESFYGRPKLVGKMIDLLESNGIRVQQVIQTSTDIKVVFGIANQDYQRAIKCLYQQFFRSSQVDARMIMNY; encoded by the coding sequence ATGATTGTTGCTAAATTTGGTGGAAGCTCGATGGCAGATGCGGACCAGTTTAAAAAGGTCCGCCAGATTTTAAATCAAAATCCAAAGCGGCGAATTGCGGTCGTTAGTGCCGCTGGTAAGGGAGTAAATAATCCCGTTAAGTTAACTGATCAATTAATTCAAATTTATAATTTAATTCAAGCGGGTGAGGATTACGCCGACCAGTTAAATGAAGTGTGGCACAGAATCGAAACCATCGTTAATGAACTGGATCTCTCATTGTCAATTCATGAAGAACTGGCAGCAATTGCACAAAACGTTCAACATATGACCTATGCTGAATTAGTGTCACGTGGGGAATACTTAACTGCTAAGTTATTAGCTAATTACTTAGGGTGGCCAATGATTGATTCTGCTGATTTTTTAGTTTTAAATGCTGGTCAGGTTGACTATCAACAATCCAGACAACGATTACTGGAGCTGGGCAAGCACATTGAACACTGTGTGATTTCCGGTTTCTACGGGGTCGATGCTGAAAATAACATTACTTTGTTGCCCCGTGGTGGTGGTGACACCTCCGGAGCAGTCGTTGCTAATTTAGTTAATGCTAATTGTTATGAAAATTGGACTGACACGAACGGAATTTTAGCGGTTGATCCTAGAATCGTTGCTAATCCTGATAAAATTGATGTCTTATCGTACGATGAACTTCAAGAACTATCGTACTTAGGGGTTAAGGTATTCAATGAGGAGGCAATCCAACCGGTCCGAATGAAACAAATTCCCATTCGCATCATGAATACGAACCAGCCGCAACTAGGCGGTACTTTCGTGGTAACGAATAAAAAGAATGTTGCGGACGCATCTACAATTGCTGGGGTGGCTGGGAAGCAAAATCAAGTCATTTTGACCGTTAAAAAGTACCAACTTTCGAATAGCGTGAATGCAATTATTGACTTGATCAAGGTCGTAAATGCGTTTCACTTCAAGTCCACTTATTCACTATCTGGGGACTCGATTAATTTTGTTTTGTCTGGCCACATCGATCAGTCAACACTCGATCAGCTGGTTACGCAAATTAAAAATGATATTGCTCCGGATGCAATTAGCTTAAAAACTGGGGTAGCTAAGATTGCGGTGGTTTCTGAGTCATTTTATGGGCGCCCCAAATTAGTTGGTAAGATGATTGACCTATTAGAATCCAATGGGATTCGGGTCCAACAAGTAATTCAGACCAGTACTGATATCAAGGTCGTCTTTGGAATTGCTAATCAGGATTATCAACGGGCAATTAAGTGCTTATATCAACAATTTTTTCGTTCTTCACAAGTTGATGCGCGAATGATCATGAATTATTAA
- a CDS encoding methylenetetrahydrofolate reductase, translating into MEINSAINLTLEIQSSASQVDNEMNWQLLKEIHPKAVFVPFNAGGNQQLGDQHQFAAHIQNQLGIPVVPHLTGRYQTKTGVQMILKQLQAININHLLVLRGDDIKGRPIQSAFPHASDLMELIRAVAPDFQMMGACYPEGHYQAPDLTTDIMNLKFKVAAGCEELVTQVGFDNHIIQSFLKQVRSIGIQVPIRVGILPVIDRDRVLKMIRLTGVTVPKRLAAILNITDPDEFQRAGLQFTSDQMNALVRLGITNIHLYTLNHRAFLQRLVQDVKVE; encoded by the coding sequence ATGGAAATCAATTCAGCAATTAATTTAACGTTAGAAATTCAGTCCAGTGCATCGCAGGTTGATAATGAAATGAACTGGCAGTTGTTAAAAGAGATTCATCCTAAGGCCGTCTTTGTTCCGTTCAATGCGGGTGGCAATCAACAACTAGGTGATCAACATCAATTTGCAGCCCACATTCAAAATCAACTGGGGATCCCGGTAGTGCCGCACCTAACTGGTCGTTATCAAACTAAGACCGGGGTCCAGATGATTCTAAAGCAGCTCCAAGCGATTAACATTAATCACTTACTCGTGTTACGTGGCGATGATATTAAGGGCCGCCCGATTCAAAGTGCATTTCCCCACGCAAGTGACTTGATGGAGTTGATTAGGGCAGTCGCCCCCGATTTTCAAATGATGGGTGCGTGCTATCCGGAGGGGCATTACCAAGCTCCCGATTTAACTACTGACATTATGAACCTTAAATTCAAGGTAGCTGCCGGCTGTGAAGAGCTTGTGACCCAGGTTGGCTTTGACAATCACATCATCCAATCATTTTTGAAGCAGGTCCGTTCAATCGGAATCCAGGTGCCAATTCGAGTGGGCATTTTACCGGTGATTGATCGAGACCGCGTCTTGAAAATGATTCGACTAACTGGAGTGACGGTCCCAAAGCGGCTTGCGGCTATTTTAAACATTACCGATCCGGATGAATTCCAACGGGCGGGGTTGCAATTTACTAGTGATCAAATGAATGCACTAGTGCGACTGGGAATTACGAATATTCATCTGTATACTTTAAATCACCGTGCTTTTTTACAACGATTAGTACAAGATGTAAAAGTGGAATAG
- a CDS encoding M1 family metallopeptidase, which translates to MSEFKRLYPVLQPEHYDLLIDVDRGKKLISGKTTITANAKQPAVAVHQKDLTVSAVIVDGQEVDFSVDNEAELINITLPNTGNTTITIEYTAPLTDTMMGIYPSYYEVDGVKKQLVGTQFETNFARQAFPCVDEPEAKATFSLAIKFDEQPGETVISNMPEVKQEDGVHYFEPTVRMSTYLVAFGFGDLQSKFTTTKSGVKVGVFATKAHQPKELDFAVDIAKRSIEFYEDFYQTPYPLPHSWQLALPDFSAGAMENWGLVTYREAYLLLDPDNTSLSTKQLVATVIAHELAHQWFGDLVTMQWWDDLWLNESFANMMEYVAVAAIEPKWNIWESFQTSEVPAALQRDATDGVQSVHVEVNHPAEIDALFDGAIVYAKGARMLVMVRALIGDDALREGLKQYFAAHKYGNAKGDDLWNALGKASGIDLAKIMKTWLEQPGYPVVTAEVDNNGQLTLTQKQFFIGEGEDQNRLWQIPLNSNYSAAPTILAEPKVALGDYNALRKHAGKPFRVNVGNNSHFIVKYDDTLLGDILKSAADLGPIDQMQILQDLRLLSEADQVKYGSVFPVLKRFADSQSAVVIDGLYRLAAKFKDFVTPDSAAEGDLRRFFNQLSADQAARLGWQPQAGESNDDQLSRPTILSAALYGKNAQSIQAAHELFTANQHDLFHISADVRALVLINEVENYGNQALFDHLLTEYRKTSDASYKSDLSRAVTHVKQPELVAELVAKFEDSDTIKPQDLRAWYFGTVMNNEGQQAAWDWIRNDWQWLEDTVGGDMEFATFITVTARAFHTAQRLAEFKAFFEPKLATPGLTREIKMDVKTIETKVALIESEKDSVAEALKNN; encoded by the coding sequence ATGAGCGAATTTAAGCGATTATACCCGGTGTTACAACCAGAGCATTATGATTTATTAATCGACGTGGATCGAGGAAAGAAGTTAATTAGTGGTAAGACAACGATCACTGCAAACGCTAAGCAACCCGCAGTGGCAGTTCATCAAAAGGATCTGACCGTTTCAGCAGTGATTGTTGACGGGCAAGAGGTTGATTTTAGTGTCGATAATGAGGCGGAATTGATCAACATTACATTGCCAAACACTGGCAATACAACCATTACGATTGAATACACTGCTCCATTAACTGATACGATGATGGGGATTTATCCGTCATACTACGAGGTTGATGGGGTCAAAAAACAACTAGTTGGGACTCAATTTGAAACCAACTTTGCCCGGCAGGCATTCCCATGTGTTGATGAACCGGAAGCAAAGGCGACCTTTAGCCTAGCGATTAAGTTCGATGAACAACCTGGCGAAACTGTAATTAGTAACATGCCAGAAGTAAAGCAAGAAGATGGCGTTCACTACTTCGAACCAACCGTTCGGATGTCGACCTACTTAGTGGCATTTGGGTTTGGTGACCTCCAAAGTAAGTTCACCACTACCAAGAGTGGTGTTAAAGTCGGGGTATTTGCAACCAAGGCGCATCAGCCAAAGGAATTGGACTTTGCCGTTGATATTGCAAAACGTTCAATTGAATTTTATGAAGATTTTTACCAAACGCCATATCCACTTCCCCATTCATGGCAGTTAGCATTGCCTGACTTTTCAGCGGGTGCAATGGAGAACTGGGGACTAGTTACCTACCGGGAGGCATACCTGTTATTAGATCCTGACAATACCTCCCTTTCGACCAAGCAACTAGTAGCGACCGTAATCGCCCATGAATTAGCGCACCAATGGTTCGGGGACTTAGTAACAATGCAATGGTGGGATGATCTCTGGTTGAACGAAAGTTTTGCTAACATGATGGAGTATGTAGCTGTGGCTGCAATCGAACCCAAGTGGAACATCTGGGAAAGCTTCCAAACTTCTGAAGTCCCAGCTGCGTTACAACGTGATGCAACCGATGGGGTTCAATCAGTTCACGTCGAAGTGAACCACCCAGCTGAAATCGATGCATTATTCGATGGGGCAATTGTATACGCTAAGGGGGCCCGGATGTTAGTGATGGTCCGAGCATTGATCGGCGACGATGCATTGCGCGAGGGCTTAAAGCAATACTTTGCTGCCCATAAGTACGGTAATGCTAAGGGTGATGACCTTTGGAACGCACTCGGGAAAGCATCTGGAATCGACTTAGCCAAAATCATGAAGACCTGGTTGGAACAACCTGGCTATCCAGTGGTAACTGCTGAGGTGGATAATAATGGTCAACTAACTTTGACCCAAAAGCAATTCTTTATTGGTGAGGGTGAGGATCAGAACCGGCTCTGGCAAATTCCACTCAATAGTAACTACAGTGCTGCACCCACGATTCTGGCGGAACCAAAGGTGGCCCTCGGTGACTACAATGCATTACGGAAGCATGCTGGAAAGCCATTCCGGGTGAACGTTGGGAATAATTCTCACTTTATTGTGAAGTATGATGATACACTATTGGGTGACATTTTGAAATCGGCTGCTGATTTGGGTCCCATCGACCAAATGCAAATTTTACAAGACCTCCGGTTATTATCGGAGGCAGACCAAGTCAAGTATGGCTCTGTCTTCCCGGTCTTAAAGCGGTTTGCTGATAGCCAATCGGCAGTCGTAATTGATGGATTATACCGGTTAGCAGCTAAGTTTAAGGACTTTGTTACCCCAGACTCTGCCGCTGAAGGGGACTTACGGCGTTTCTTTAATCAATTAAGTGCTGATCAGGCTGCTAGATTAGGTTGGCAACCACAAGCTGGGGAGTCTAATGATGACCAACTCAGTCGGCCGACCATTTTAAGTGCCGCCTTGTACGGGAAGAATGCTCAGTCCATTCAAGCTGCTCACGAACTATTTACTGCTAATCAACATGATCTGTTCCATATTTCAGCAGATGTTCGGGCCCTGGTGTTAATTAACGAAGTGGAAAACTACGGCAACCAAGCATTATTCGATCATTTATTGACCGAGTACCGTAAAACTTCGGATGCTAGCTATAAGAGTGACCTATCCCGGGCGGTAACGCACGTTAAGCAACCTGAATTAGTAGCGGAATTGGTCGCTAAGTTTGAAGATAGCGATACCATCAAGCCACAGGACTTAAGAGCGTGGTATTTTGGGACCGTAATGAACAATGAGGGACAACAAGCTGCATGGGACTGGATCAGAAATGACTGGCAATGGCTTGAAGATACTGTGGGTGGTGATATGGAATTTGCGACCTTCATTACCGTGACTGCTAGGGCATTCCATACTGCCCAACGGTTAGCTGAATTTAAAGCGTTCTTTGAACCTAAGTTAGCCACCCCTGGATTGACCCGTGAAATTAAGATGGATGTTAAGACGATTGAAACTAAGGTCGCATTAATTGAATCTGAAAAGGATTCGGTGGCTGAGGCTTTGAAAAATAATTAA
- a CDS encoding NAD(P)H-dependent oxidoreductase, translating into MKILIIQGSPDAGSLSHANAENYYQRAKKLGLDVQMVDLAKDQFDPVLRYGYRKHMEDEAYPNQMQTLIQTADHLAFFFPVWWSAEPAVLKGWFDRVFTPGFAYHYDNGKTIKLLKGKTASLFITSHAPTFFYGLYGGVISRWKHMLLGFCGVKLTHKLILGNMDKTSDTDVKRKQFIKKCANTLIKS; encoded by the coding sequence ATGAAAATATTGATTATTCAAGGGAGTCCGGATGCGGGTTCGCTATCGCATGCCAATGCAGAAAATTATTACCAGCGGGCAAAGAAACTCGGGCTCGATGTTCAAATGGTGGATCTAGCTAAGGATCAATTTGATCCGGTGTTACGATATGGATATCGCAAGCACATGGAAGACGAAGCATACCCGAACCAAATGCAAACGTTAATTCAAACTGCTGATCACTTAGCCTTCTTTTTTCCGGTTTGGTGGTCAGCTGAACCAGCGGTTCTAAAGGGCTGGTTCGATCGGGTATTCACTCCGGGGTTCGCTTATCATTATGATAATGGGAAAACCATTAAACTTTTGAAGGGCAAAACGGCTTCGCTCTTTATCACATCGCATGCCCCAACGTTCTTTTATGGACTCTACGGTGGGGTCATTAGTAGGTGGAAGCACATGCTGCTGGGCTTTTGTGGTGTTAAGTTGACCCATAAGTTAATTTTAGGGAACATGGATAAAACCAGTGATACAGACGTTAAAAGGAAACAATTCATTAAAAAGTGTGCAAATACCCTGATTAAAAGTTAG